From Sporosarcina sp. FSL K6-3457:
GCCCTTGATGGATGCCATGCGGACAACCATTTCAGCTTATGCACACGCAAATTTTAACGAGCAAACCATCGAGGACCAAGCAATCATGTTGACAGCCGCTCTACCCGTAATCATCGCACGCCATTATCGAAATCAGCAGGAGAAACCAATTGTGGAAGCCAACCCAGCATTATCTCATACGGCGAATTATTTGTGGGTGCTAACAGGCGTTATTCCGAATGAAGTGCAAATCGAGGCACTCGAAACGTATTTGAAACTGACGATGGAGCATGGTTTGAATGCCTCCACCTTTGCAGCGCGTGTCACCATTTCAACTGAATCGGATTTAACATCAGCAGTCACGTCAGCCATTGGAACAATGAAAGGCCCGTTACACGGCGGCGCACCCTCGGCTGTCATCGAATTATTAGAGGAAATCAAAGCACCAGAAAATATACGTCCAGTCATTGAAAAGAAAATGAAGGATGGTGAACGAATTATGGGATTCGGCCATCGTATTTATAAAACAGAAGATCCGCGGTCGATTGTATTAAGGGATACATGTATCGATATGGCGGGGAAGGACGACTGGTTAGATTTAGCAACAGTCGCTGAAAAAGAAATCATTACTTTGTTGGATATCTACAAGCCAGGTCGAAAATTGTACACCAATGTTGAATATTATGCAGCTGCCATTATGCGGTCGATTGATATGCCGCCTGCACTTTTTACACCGACATTCAGTGCCGCAAGAATTGTTGGTTGGACGGCACATGCGATAGAGCAGTTGAGTGATAACACGATTTTTCGCCCACAATCCGTCTATACAGGGGAGTGGGTTGATTGAAGGTGGCAAGCCGTGATAGTTTCGTGGTTCTCCCTTGTAGCCTGTGGACCTTCGCTTATGAATAAAAAACTCCGGCTACTGCTTCATTTAGAAGAAGTAGCCGGAGTTTTTGTCGCACTACACGTTATCATTGTACGGTTAACCAAAACCCAGTTAGTTTACCAGATTCAGTACTGTCCACTTTCAGACGATACTCTCCAAAGTAAAAAAATGCATAATTTGTTCTTTCTATGTCGTCATAGCCACTATCAGCAGGCTCACCCAGAATGGAGATTATGGAATCGATATCATTGGTGATTAAACCACCGTTTAGTGTAATAAAAGTGATTTTCCGTGTTGATTCATCGTAAAAGTAACTACTGCCGCCAGGGAATGCGTAATAAATACCACCTTCATAATAATCATGGTGCAGATAATCTGAGGATTTTTCCAGTACCTTGTCAATGGAATCTCCTAAACGAAATGAATTATCGAGAAGCATTCCTTTTTTAATCGACTCTAAGAAGTCATTCGTCAATGTGATATGAGGAAATGAGATATACTCGGCTTCATTTTCATGCCATAACTTCGTGTTGTATTCACCTGATTCCCATCCATACATATCATCTTGAATATACTGTGTTATAGCATATGTTGCAAAGTCATGTTCAGCCGCATTCCACTGCCAAGTCGTATAAAACCAGCCGATGCCTTCGCTTTCATCGCTACCATTATTGTAGATATACGTTTGTAAATAGTGGCCTTCGATGAATTTCACTTGATCACCCGTAATGACAAGTCGAGCATCACTGTCAAAAGTAACCGGTTGCATCTCACCGTCTGTATAGGTCCACATAGTAAGCGTATTGCTATTCGCTGCTTCGGGGTTGATCCATGTAATCATTGTTTGATCCCCGAATGTATGTATTTTGAATGGTGACTTGTCTAGATTAATGCTAACGGCTTCAAGATCCCCAGCTAAATGTTCCTGCAAGACACCATATGTGTCATCTCCCAAATAGAATGCCAGATTTCCGTTGTATTGCTTACCCCCTTCTTCCGTTGTACCACCATCGGCTACGAGGTAAAGCTCCGCTGTCTGTTCACCATCCTGTACTTCCCAAGAATATAGAACGTCTTCTTTTATTGTTTCAATAGGTGTCTTTTCTTGCTCAACCTGCTGCTCATCTTCTTCTAAAGTAGGAATATCATTTTCTATCGGCTGTATTGTTGTTACCTCTTGGCAGGCCGATAAAAGAAGAATGCTACATACAAAAAATATGCTATGACGCAGTTTCATAATTTTTTAACTCCTTTCTGTCTTTTAATAAATCACATTGTACTTCCAAGTATAGCAAAGAATTCATGAAGGAAATTTCTTTGCAAAACGTTTAACAAAACTTGCAAAACTGATATAATGAAGGGAACCAAGAAGTGGGTTCCCGGAAATGAGTATAGTAAGTGAAGAAGGAGGCATATACTATGGTGAATGCAGAGAAGTTTTCACGGGAGGTAGTAAGCATGCCAAGTGCTAAAAAAATATCTGTGTCAAAAAAACGGCAAATAACTATTCCAAAAGAGTTCTACGACCAACTTCAGATAGATGATGAAGTGATTTGTGAAGTAGTGGATGGCAGTCTTGTGATAAAACCTATCGGAGAGGCTGTGGATTTCAGCGAGTATATTTTGCGTGATTTAATCCAAGAAGGTTATGAATCCGGTGAAGAGATGGTGAAGGAGTTTACCTATAGAAAATCACAGATTAAACCAGCTTTGGAGCAATTGATTGCCGAAAGTCGTGATGGAAAAGTATACACAAGTACGGAAGATTTCTTTAAGGACTTGGATGATGATGAATAAAAGCGAGCTGTTGAATTTTGAAATCTTGCCTGGTGCAAGAAAGTTTTTGAAATCGATAAAAAACGATAAGGCATTGCAAGGGAAATTTCAAAGTGCAATAGAAAGTCTTCGGCTAGATCCTACTTTAGGTGAATCAAAAAAAGGGGATTTAGCTGGAATTTCTTCATTAGATATCCGTCACAATAAGACTAACTATGAACTGGCCTACCGTGTCAAGAGATTGGAGAACGGAGATTTATTGCTCATTATTTTGGCTGGGACGCGTGAAAACTTTTACGAGGATTTGAAGAACTATATGAAATTCTCATCAAGGATAAAAGATTAAGTGGAAAAATTGTTACATACGAAACTCCTCTCCATTATTATCTCGGAGAGGCTTTTTATTTTTCTGGAAAATCCACGAAAAAAGGAAAACTCCTACGAGTGTCGAAATAAGTAGGTAGAGAAAAAATAAGGGGGAATGGATGATGGAAAAACGTAAAGTAGCGGTCGATGATTTGTTCACGTTACAGTCTGTGACAAATCCACAGCTGGCGCCGAATGGCAAGGAAGCTGTGTTTGTGAAGACGCATATTGAGCAGGAGGATAATAAGTACGTGTCGAATGTATTCCACGTGGATTTAGTGTCGAATGAGGTGACACAGTGGACGCATGGCAAAGGCAGTGTCTCATCACCAAAATGGTCGGCGGATGGCAAACGAATTGCTTTTTTATCGGATCGTGAAGACAAAAATCAAGTGTACATCTTGTCGGCAAGAGGCGGGGAAGCGAAGAAGTTGACGACGTTTGAAAAAGGCGTGTCGAGTTTCCTATGGTCGCCATGTGGTCGGCAAATCTGGGTCAACGCAGTCGTCAAAGAGGGCAAGACATTCACGGATAAAGAAGAAAAAGAGGACAAGAAAAAGCCAGAGCCATATCGTGTAACGACCATGAAGTATCAGATGGACGGTGCAGGGCTGCTACCGCAAGATACGTTTAGACAAATCGGAGTTGTCGATATTGAAACGGGAGATGTGACACAGTTCACGGAAGGTAATTTTCAGCATGGATTACAGGCGATATCACATGATGGGAAAAAGCTTGTGATGGGCGTAAATCGGCAAGAAAATTTGGATTATGAATTCCGCCAGCCGTTATTCCTCGTTGATATTGAGACGAAGGAAGAGACCGTGCTAATTGAAGAAGAAGGCTATTACGGTGGTGCGCGATTTTCATACGATGACCAATACATCGCGTTCGTAGGCTCAGACCGCACCTATCAAAATGCCACACATGGTGACTTATACGTTTATGATATGCAACAAGAGACACTGGTGAATTTGACGGAAAGCATCGATGCGCCAGTTGGAGATTATTCAGTTGCGGATCATCAGCAAGGAGCGAGTGCGCCAGCAGCCGTTTGGACGCAAGACAACCAGCTCTATTTTCAATTATCGACAATGGGCGATGTCCAATTGTATTTTGCGACGCTTGAAGGGGAGGTATATCCAGCTTCACCAGACAATGAACACGTCTATGGCTATGACGTTTCTGCGGATGGTGCGTTTGCGTTGGTCGCGGTTAGCAATGCTATCAACCCAGGCGAGTTATATAAGCAAAGCATTACAACGGGCGAACGCCAGGCACTCACTTCATTCAACGCAACCTATGTGGAAGAAGTGGAACTCGTTGAGCCAGAAACAATCGTCTACCGAGGAGCCACCAATTGGGACGTGCATGGCTGGCTGATGAAACCTGTGGGCTACGAGGCTGGCAAGAAATACCCGCTCATCGTCGAAATCCACGGTGGACCGCATGCGATGTATGGCAATACATTTTTCCATGAATTGCAGCTATTGGCGGCACAAGGATATGGTGTGTTATATGTAAATCCACGCGGTAGCCATGGCTATAGTCAGGAATTTGTCGATGCGGTGCGCGGCGATTATGGCGGCGGGGACTATGAAGACATCATGGCAGGGCTCGACTTCGTAATTGGAGAAAATAATTGGATTGACACAGAACGTCTTGGTGTAACAGGCGGTAGCTATGGTGGCTTCATGACAAACTGGATTGTGGGGCATACGGATCGTTTCAAAGCAGCCGTCACACAGCGCTCAATTTCGAACTGGATTAGCTTCTTCGGCGTGTCTGATATCGGTTATTATTTTAGCGATTGGCAAATCAGCGCGAATATGACGAATGTCGACAAGCTATGGGAGCATTCACCGCTGAAATATGCGAAAGACGTTGAGACACCACTGCTCATTCTCCACGGTGAGAAAGATTTCCGTTGCCCGATTGAACAAGCGGAGCAGCTGTATATCACATTGAAAAGCATGGGGAAAGTAACGGAATTTGTCCGTTTCCCAGATGCAAGTCATAACTTATCGCGCACGGGGACGCCGAACTTGCGTGTGGCGAGGTTGGATGAGATTACGGGCTGGTTTGAGAGGTATTTGTAATAAAAGAATCGCAGTTTACAAATAGTGTGTATCATTTTAACGGGTTTATAAATTGGGGTTTTCTGGTAATGAAAGAGCCTTTTCACATTTGAAAGGGCTCTTTCATATAAAACTGGATTACCTATTCTAGATACTGTGCGACGAATTCTGAGAACTGAGCTACCCGGGGGAACTGTACGACCAATCGCTGGAACTGTGCTACCTAGAGTGGAAACTGTACGACGAATACTGAGAACTGAGCTACCCGGCGGAACTGTACGACCAATCGCTGGAACTGTGCTACCTAGAGTGGAAACTGTACGACGAATACTGAGAACTGGGCTACCCCGTGCTAACTGTACGACCAATCGCTGGAACTGTGCTACCTAGAGTGGAAACTGTACGACGAATGTTGAGAACTGAGCTACCCCGTGCTAACTGTGCGACCAATCGCCCGAACTGTCCTACCTAGAGTGGAAACTGTACGACGAATATCGAGAACTGAGCCACCCCGTGCTAACTGTACGACCAATCGCCCGAATTGTCCTACCTAGAGTGGAAACTGTACGACGAATTCTGAGAACTGAGCTACCCCGTGCTAACTGTGCGACCAATCGCCCGAACTGTCCTACCTAGAGTGGAAACTGTACGACGAATATCGAGAACTGAGCCACCCGGTGCTAACTGTGCGACCAATCGCCCGAACTGTCCTACCTAGAGTGGAAACTGTACGACGAATGTTGAGAACTGAGCTACCCCGTGCTAACTGTACGATCAATTGCCCGAACTGTGCTACCTAGAGTGGAAACTGTACGACGAATATCGAGAACTGATCCACCCATTATTCTGAGTCATAAAAACTAACACTTTCCCACCCTTGAAAAAGTAAAAATTTCAATTTGCCCCTTTTTTGCCCTTGAAATGTCCCACTTTTCACCCGGAAATTGAAATATGCCCTTGTTTTCATAGCTCAAAATAAATACTTGGTTTCTCTAAACAATTTACATATTACACCTTCCGTTATAGGGTAGAGGTAAGACGAATAATGGAGGTGTTGAAGAGTATGGCGACAGCGTTAATATGGGAAAATTCCACGGATTATGAAGTAGGGAATGTCGATCAGGATGGTCTGTGGAAGACAGTAATTGGCGAATTGTTCGAAGACTTTTTATTGTATTTTGCTCCGGATTTACATGCACAAGTTGACTTCTCGAAAAAAGCCGATTTTATTCAACAAGAGCTATTTCAACAAATTATAAAAGACAAGAAAGGACGGAAGATAGCTGACCAACTGGTCAAAGTTCACCTAAGGGATGGCGAGGAAAAATGGGTGTTGGTTCACATAGAAATCCAAAGTGATAACGAACCCGACTTCGCCAAACGAATGTTTCAATATTTCTACCGCATTTTTGATAAATATGACAAAGAAATCGTTGCCCTAGCCATCATGACCTCACCTCATAAAAGCGAATACTCCACCGAATTTCACTACAATTATTTTGGCACAAAACTGAATTATGCGTATAATATATACAAGACCATCGATCATTCTTATGAAGAATTAGAGCAATCAGACAAGCTATTCAGCAAAATGGTTCTCGCCATAAAATATATGCATGACACAAAAGAAGACGTAGACAAGCGCTATGCATTTAAAATGAAGCTCATGCGAGAAGTTTTGAAAATCAACAGGGACTACGATACAGTACTTTACATCGTTTTCTATTTTATTGCTCTAAATGAGCATATTTCAATGTAAAATTTCCCATAAAAAATGACAGACTGATGCATTAGGCTACTTGTAGCTCGTTTTTGATTTGCTCAAGTGAAGCACCATGTTTGGTTGAGTTGTGCACAAACTCAATGATGCTCGCGAATTTGTTCTTTCGAACAAGATGGATAGTTTGTGTAAAGCTTTTTCCATAAATATCACTTAAAAATAAATACGCAAATTGTACAAGTATCCAAAAACGTTGAATCGCTTTCCGACTTCGCACTTGATACCCTTGAAAACCCAGATGTCCCTTGACCTGTTGAAAATAAGTTTCGATTCGCCAGCGATAGCCGTAATAGGTTAAAATCTGTTCATTTGTTAATTCGACATCTGTACTTAAAAAGCAACGCATGTTTTTCGGATCCAATGTTTCGTCATCGGATGGCCAACAAAGTAAAACTATGCCATTTGCCAAATCGTTGAGTGCACCTTCATATCTGTACACACGATAGGTTTCCTGCCCAATTGTCACGAAATTGGTTTCTGTTGGTTGAATGTGAGTGGCGAATTGTTTGGCTTGAATCCGTATGCCCTTTGGATACAAAATACGATTGGTTTTCATGGCACCAATGGTATGTATCCC
This genomic window contains:
- a CDS encoding citrate synthase/methylcitrate synthase; this encodes MFQKGLKDVVAVHTKIASVDGEKGELRYRGVLVGNLISSHSFEEIAYFMWHGRLPGGNEQRIMKEKMIAGRLLPQHITAIIDAFPNDMPLMDAMRTTISAYAHANFNEQTIEDQAIMLTAALPVIIARHYRNQQEKPIVEANPALSHTANYLWVLTGVIPNEVQIEALETYLKLTMEHGLNASTFAARVTISTESDLTSAVTSAIGTMKGPLHGGAPSAVIELLEEIKAPENIRPVIEKKMKDGERIMGFGHRIYKTEDPRSIVLRDTCIDMAGKDDWLDLATVAEKEIITLLDIYKPGRKLYTNVEYYAAAIMRSIDMPPALFTPTFSAARIVGWTAHAIEQLSDNTIFRPQSVYTGEWVD
- a CDS encoding Rpn family recombination-promoting nuclease/putative transposase encodes the protein MATALIWENSTDYEVGNVDQDGLWKTVIGELFEDFLLYFAPDLHAQVDFSKKADFIQQELFQQIIKDKKGRKIADQLVKVHLRDGEEKWVLVHIEIQSDNEPDFAKRMFQYFYRIFDKYDKEIVALAIMTSPHKSEYSTEFHYNYFGTKLNYAYNIYKTIDHSYEELEQSDKLFSKMVLAIKYMHDTKEDVDKRYAFKMKLMREVLKINRDYDTVLYIVFYFIALNEHISM
- a CDS encoding type II toxin-antitoxin system RelE/ParE family toxin, which encodes MMNKSELLNFEILPGARKFLKSIKNDKALQGKFQSAIESLRLDPTLGESKKGDLAGISSLDIRHNKTNYELAYRVKRLENGDLLLIILAGTRENFYEDLKNYMKFSSRIKD
- a CDS encoding S9 family peptidase; this encodes MEKRKVAVDDLFTLQSVTNPQLAPNGKEAVFVKTHIEQEDNKYVSNVFHVDLVSNEVTQWTHGKGSVSSPKWSADGKRIAFLSDREDKNQVYILSARGGEAKKLTTFEKGVSSFLWSPCGRQIWVNAVVKEGKTFTDKEEKEDKKKPEPYRVTTMKYQMDGAGLLPQDTFRQIGVVDIETGDVTQFTEGNFQHGLQAISHDGKKLVMGVNRQENLDYEFRQPLFLVDIETKEETVLIEEEGYYGGARFSYDDQYIAFVGSDRTYQNATHGDLYVYDMQQETLVNLTESIDAPVGDYSVADHQQGASAPAAVWTQDNQLYFQLSTMGDVQLYFATLEGEVYPASPDNEHVYGYDVSADGAFALVAVSNAINPGELYKQSITTGERQALTSFNATYVEEVELVEPETIVYRGATNWDVHGWLMKPVGYEAGKKYPLIVEIHGGPHAMYGNTFFHELQLLAAQGYGVLYVNPRGSHGYSQEFVDAVRGDYGGGDYEDIMAGLDFVIGENNWIDTERLGVTGGSYGGFMTNWIVGHTDRFKAAVTQRSISNWISFFGVSDIGYYFSDWQISANMTNVDKLWEHSPLKYAKDVETPLLILHGEKDFRCPIEQAEQLYITLKSMGKVTEFVRFPDASHNLSRTGTPNLRVARLDEITGWFERYL
- a CDS encoding AbrB/MazE/SpoVT family DNA-binding domain-containing protein, which gives rise to MVNAEKFSREVVSMPSAKKISVSKKRQITIPKEFYDQLQIDDEVICEVVDGSLVIKPIGEAVDFSEYILRDLIQEGYESGEEMVKEFTYRKSQIKPALEQLIAESRDGKVYTSTEDFFKDLDDDE